The stretch of DNA TCTACTTGATCTCTGTTGCGCTTCTGTGTAGATGCAGTTGAGCCTGCCTTTGCAGTATTTTTGCTATGGTATCCTgcaacttctctctctcttccagGGGTTCCACCGATCACTCCATCCATATTTACAGAAGTATTCTCGTAATTCTCTTCGTCTTCAAGAGTTCTTTGCATAGCCTTTAATTGCTCCTGTTGCTTAGCAAAGAGTACTTGTATCTCCTCAGTAGTGGAATAAAATGCCCGTAGTTGTGTTTCCCTGCATGACATCAATGAGCTTCAGTGGCAAAATCAAAGCATAATGCGGGTGTAGATGTTGCCTCTTAAAGTTAAAGTGCCAATCAGCATTTAATACAAACAGTGCAACGATGCAGCATGTTAACCAACAGGGACTACTAAACAAAGCTGATTAACTTAGCATGAATGACATATCCAACAGATGAATACCAGGATCCACAATTTTTACTGCAATGACATTGTTGAGTAGTCCattctaataaataaaacaaaaactattCAGCCGCGGTCCTACTTTTATTTAGGCTCAATTGCTCTGCTATTTGCTTTCATATTCTTGAAGATGTTTATACATCCTTTATTCTTCAAATTTTCAGGATAGCTAAAATCCATTCAGAATCTATGATAGTAATGTTCACATATCCATAATATACACACTGGTGATAATTCTAATTAAGAAGTCATAGAATTCTCGTTCCTATCTATTTTAATCaccaatttaagaaaaaaaatgttatatgtAAACTGTAAAGCAAGCCAAAGAATTACAGTATTCAAGTAAAGTAGCCCATGCTGCGATGTCCTCTAATATTCTTTTATACATATAGGTTCATCCTTACATAATTTTCAAACTACAGTTGTCCAGTGATCATATTAAACAGAAACTTGTTCCTTACCGAAGCATAAGTCTTTCCCTGGCACCTCTTAACCTCCTCCTCTCAAAATCTAGATCCCGCATTGCGGCATTTATCTCGAGCTCAAGAATAGAAACTTTAGCCCATGCTTCTTCTCGAGCTGCCTGCTAACAACAGCAACAAATATTTTCAGTTTCACATAAAGAAACTTCACcaccaaaagaaaagaagtgagagctaaagaaaataaataacagaTAGAATAGAATAAGGGGGGATATTGAATTAGAAAGCAAAAGCAACTTATTAATTAGAACTTATCAGTCTAGCAACATATAAATAAGATACTGTCATACTCTGAAGTCACACAGAAATAAGTCATTAACAGTAACAGCAATCGGTGGAAAGCAGACATCATTTAGACAAACACCTTTATACAAAAGCATTCTTGGAACATGAAATTCTGATATCTACCTTTTCACTCTCAAGCTCTTTGCTTAATCTAATTGTTTCCTCTTCAAGTTCTTCTATTTTCTGCTCCATGAATTTGCATTTTTGTTCAGCGAAATAGTAAACAAATCCAAAATATGAAAAGGGCACATAATACACACACAAAACCATATGATTACCTTTGTTTGATTTCCAGTGGTCAGCTTCTGCTCATGCAATTCAGTTTCCAACTGGCGAACCTTATTATCAGACACAACCATCTTTTGCCTAGTATCCTCCTGCAACAAAATGTAACGAAGGCACAAACTTATTTATGAAATACACAAGTTGTCATCCATTGTAGGCTAAACATAAGCAGAACCATACCAGTTTGGACCTCAAGGTTTCAACTAGCAAACACCTTTCTCTCTCTGACTCCTACAACATACAAAAAGAATGACAGCTTATAAGCTTCAAAAGTAAAGAGAGTACAGTTTCTTACTGCTTTAGCGACAAAACCTTCAAACCTGAAGCTTATTTATTGTTTCATGtagttctctttctcttcttaaGGAAGCATCAGTGTGTCGTCTTAATTCCTCTTGAGCCTCAGACTGGGCTCTAAAAACAGCAGCCTTTAGATCACTTGTGGCCTTTTCACGCTCATCTTTTCGCTGAATCCGCTCGTCATCTAATTGTTCCCTGAGTTCAGCTATATTTACTTTCTGACTGCATGCAAAGGAGCAAGTGAGAGGGACTCAATTATAAAACATACAGCTAGCGTAACCAGGGTGGGGGCAAAAGGTTTAATACTAAGCATGGTACCAAAAGGTCCATCCTCCTCCAACAGTCAATACTAAAATTCATCCCAGGATGTTACACACAAGAATATAGACACATGTACATATGCACTAAATCATTCCACATTGCCAATTCTCATTGCAATATAAAAAACAGTCAATCAAGGATCAGTTCAAACTCAAACTACATAAAAATGAACAATTTCACTCCTATGACACTTGCATCAACATTGAGGACTAAAGTAGTGAAGAACTCAACAATCAAGAATTAAATAGCTCAGAATTATATAGATCATACCTACTTATTATAGCATTTGCTTCAGCACATGACTGCATAGAAGCACTCAGCCTTTCATTGAGGTCTTCGATGGCATGTTTCTGTTCAGCAGTTACTCTATTAACATCACCTAGTTCCTTGTATTTTAGATCTACACTTTGTTGTAATTCTTTTAATTGATCAAGGTAACATTTTGCAACAGACTTCTTGGCTGATTGTAATTCCTATAAAATGGATTGTGGATTAGGTAAGACATTGTAGACCACATATTGATACAACAAAGAACAACTTGAGAttgaacattttattttaaaatctgcATGCAGAGTTTTAGGAGAGAACATAAATTGAAAATACATCAGCTACATACACTTTCATGACGATCAACAGCAACACGGTTGTCATTACGCAAAGTATCAATTAATACCACCTGATTCTCCAACTGCTTCCTCAGCTCCTGCCAAGAATAAGATAGGATACAATTAACATGAGAAAAAAGAAGGGTAAGAAAGGAGGAGTTTACAGTGCTTAGGATACTGCATCCTTTTAAATTAACTTACTGTGTTTGATCTTTGAAGGcttcgaaaatcatcaagagaAATGGGACCTTCGGGGGCACCAATGCCTAAGCCTTTCAATCTCTTGCTTTCAAAGGCACAACGCTCTATATATTCAAGATAAGAAAAAGTAagacaaattttaaaagcaccacaaactcaaataaaacaaatatctATATCAACCCTGATGTATCTTTCACATAACTTTCTGATAGAAAATTACATTATATATCATAATTATCAATTAGATGTTATATAAATTTCACAACGAATAGGAAGTAAACAGTTGATCACATGAAGTTATatgaagaagctgcaaatgTCAAAATCAAATGTATAggaaaattatgaatattacaACATGctataatataattttcaagCTTGAATTCTATAATGAACATAATAGGAGTAGAATGCTATAATGACAAAAACTAGTAAATTAAGTTTGGTTAATCATAACATTACCTGCTTTTCGCTTAGCAGCTGCATTATCTGGAATGGGGGAGGACAAAAGCACCTCTCGATATACAAAAGAAAATGTAAGATCTGTatcaaaagatacaaaatattttttgagggAACCAAAAAACCTGAAATCCcatttattaaagaaaaatgaaaattctgACTTCTGATAACTGGAAAGCATTCATACCGTGCTGAGGAGGAGCAGCAAACGATATAATATCACCATGGCAGACTTTGACAGCAGGACCATTCTTTTTTAACTTCTCCCAGTTAAGATAAGTTCCATTTGTGCTGAACAACACTTTACAAAAATCAGAATATGACAAGGGGGAAATTTTTCCACGGGAAGGATAGAAATAGCCAAGCTCTGAAAAAGAATCCACAACCTTGTATCTTTCAAGAAAATTGATGTTGTGTCCACCATATTTTCGTTTGTAACCGACATCCTGTATATTCTGCAATGATTTGCACTAATGTTGTTCGAATCAATCTGGAATCGCACATCATCCACCAATCGGCCAATGCAGTGCTCATTGGCAGTTAGTAAAATATTAATTCCCTGGTCAGAATCAACCATTCaaccaaatcaaatcaaatcaaatgaagAGGAGTAACCAATAGTTACAGAAAAAGAACAATTAAATGAAGAAAAGGTGCCAATACCATTGGTCACACAGCTGCGGTTCAACTACCACTGAATGTAATTTCATAATAACTTTGTTGCAAATCCATACATATTTACAGCACAGTTCAATCTTGTTGACATATATTAAGAGTCTGTTTATTTGACcatattttgtaattaaaaaaaagttttttttcttaattgctTTGAAAAAATTCTCTTACTTTGCAGATTGTTTGAACAATATATAAATGAATTAACAAACTGAAATCTAAACGCAAACTAATGCCCAAATTATTGCATGCATGTAATCAGCACAAGTTCATAAGGTCATTACTGTATCCGGTAGGTCGTGGCTTATATCAGAGATCAAGCTGCAAGCTTGTCACTTTTCACTTTCAGAGGCAAAACGGTTCACTTCActtgcatttttcaaataaaaaaacgCAACTACAAAGAAAACTATGAATTAGAGCAACTGAGACTATATCTGAGATGGGAGAAAGAACGAACCTGGAGCCTTTTGCGGGCATTGTTGGAGATGGCGGTGAGGACGCCCCAAACTTGAGGATCAGAGAAGTGAAGAGGTTGAGATGCAATGTTTGAAACAACGGAAACAATGCGATCCCTTGCGGTAGGGCTCAACGCTTGCTTCTGCGGTGAGTTCTCGTTACCAGCAGGAGGAGGAAGAAGCTTCGAAGCTTTGGTGATAGGGGATTCCGATTTCTCGTTCTCCACCGCCATTGACATACAGAGTGAGGGGAGTGACTGAGACTGAGAAAGGAAAAAGGATGAAATTTGGCGGGGATTTTGAAACCCTAAATTGATTGATTTTTGGGAGCGAAGTGTAGTTAAGTGATGAAACTGGGGTTGGCGGGTGACTTCTCATGGACAATGATTGATTGCTTGTTTCGCTAGCTTGCGTTGCAAGCCTtccatataaaataaatatcaattgTAATTcaactatttattatttattattttattttatttgttaaataagttatatcaattatcaattatatgTATAATGTTGTAAAAtaaccaaataaataaattagaaagaagtaacaaatataaaatatgaaatataattaaataattctagtAGTAATATTCACCACAattactatctcaatataaaagagatgattcatatatatattaaatatatattttactaatATATGTAGTAACCAGTGGCGGAACCAGAAATTTTATAAGAGGGGggccaattaaatataaaatataacaaaaaattaacaaaatatgattcgtagcatatatatcaaaaaagtaattatattatattatataaaagtcaatgttcaactacatactttaagattttgatatttttaaacttgCTCGACGATGCTTCATGgaactaaaatcatcaattatcatctctgaagtgaattttgaagcaatttccttttcaatataTACAATCATACAATCTGCTAAAAATTCATCTTCCATCTTGTTTCGAAGCCTTGTTTTAATAATCTTCATAGCTGAAAAGGCCCGTtcagttgttgctgttgtcacaggaagagtcaaaacaagacgaattaatctatcaattaaaggatatatatttgattttcctGTCTCTGTCAATTTTTGACACAATTCAGCAAGAGTAGACAAATTCTGAAAATCTGGAGCTTTAACCACATCAAGTTCATAATGTTGTAACTCATAATCCAATTGAATCTTTTCTTGCTCAGAAAAATCTAAAGAATAGAAATTCTTTACAAGATTGCATATGTTGCAAACACTGAATAACTTGAAAGCATCTTTAGGATCTAGAGATGTACTCAGTATGAGGAGCTCGGTTGCTTGCTCACTAAATCTACTATTTAGCTCTTTCAATTGAAAATCTATCACGCTAGTAAAAATGTCAACACGATAGTGGTGTTCAACAGTGACAACATCCTTTTTACGACGAGACCGAATTATGTCACTAAAAGAAGCACCCATATCAGGTATCTGAATAGCATGATCATTGCAGAAAGAACTAACTTTCTCCAAAAGTGCTCCCCAACTACTATCTCTTAACTGTTGAATCAATGACTTTGTACTAGAAACCAGATGCATAGCATTCAAAATGTCTTGAGATTTTTGTTGCAATGCTTGACAAAGTTTATCAGTGATTCCCATGATTTCTTTCATCATAtgcaaaatgaaaacaaaatcaaatgataataaagaTTTAAGAGCATAAGTAGCATCACCACGTTGAGAATATGTAGATCCATTAGTAGCCAAATCTTCCAGAACTGAAGTTGTTGCTCCAAACATACGTAAAAGGCTACAAATTGAGTTGAAGTGAGAGCTCCaccttttttaatattatatataaaaaaatttaatattattaattattactatttactattttttttaaaaaaatttgggggGACCATGGCCACCTTAGGTCCCCCGTGGATCCGCCACTGGTAGTAAcatatgaaagaaagaaagaagaaaagttttATATGTAGGTAATATAAATAGAGAGAGAATTAatgaattattattagtaatataAGAGAGAGGAGATTTTTATTGCTCTATAAATCCAAGCGAGGCTTTACCTGTTTATACCGGTAACAAGCGTTAGTTTTCAACATTCAttaacttttaatttgattttggaaGGTGATTTCTTTGCATGGGAAAGATTAGCCGCCCAATTGATAAATGGGCATACATTAcattcttatcacaacactcctcCTTGAATGCccatttaggattatgcctcgttaaaaccttactaaggAAAAATCTTGTCGGAAAAAAACCTTAgtaaaggaaaaagagtacaaaatcctttgtgatgggactgccaaagagtacagtctccccctcttgccgaCATCACTTAATGTCTCGAAATCAGCGCATCCCAATCttatgtaccaatctttcaaaggagaaTTTTGGGAGAGACTTtatgtgtgtttggattacagtttgcaaaccagagtttgcataaaattgattttgtaaaattgattttgatgataaGTTAGTTTGAGTtaacgtgatttatgtttggtaatctttatatcaaaattgattatagtaaaataaatgttgtttggattatactactcaaaatcacttttagatgaaaaattactaaaatagacatcaatTTTATATACCTGCAAAATcagaatactataaaaaataatataaaaaagtatttatcatataaataaaataaatacaataaaaaataaaaatataaaaatacaaaacaaaaatagaatacatcaaagaatagaaaaaaattatacagataaaaaataataaaaattccataaaaccaacaacatatatcatatgaacaaaaaaaataccataaaacgtaaataaaattcatatgaataaaatcaaataaaaataaaaaaatttcaatttgttagtaattgaaataaatctgaacgattttgatgaaaaaaatggaactaaaaaattatgaagaagTAGGAAGAACTACAAAGAATGACTGTGAAGATAATAGTTACTAGTATCATTCTtatagaagaaaatggaggGTAGGGTtagtaaaaaagaaatattttagcTTCTCCTAAACATGAAACGTGAAACGTGAAACGCAGAAGCTACAAATTTGAGCTTCTCCTAAACGTGGGTTCAGAGGCAGAATCAATTCTGCGTTCACAAAgataaaaattgccaaacatcAAAGTGAAACTTTCAAAAAGCTCAAACGGACTTCTCTCCTCTCCAACGTGTTTGCCAAACACAccctttgtaaataaatctgccaaaTTATCACTTGAgtggatctgttggacatcaattgtcccttgattttgaagatcatgagtgaagaaggatttgggagaaatatgctttatTCTACCACCTTTGATatatccgcctttaagttgagcaatgcatgctgtattatcttcaaacaggacagttggagctatcttctgatcaatcagtccacttgatgacagaatatattggatcacactcctcagccaaaaacacttgcgactagcttcatgtatcgctagtatttcggcatgattagaggatgttgcagcAATCGTCTGTTTTGTGGACCTCTATGATATAGCTGTTCTACCATATGTGAACatgtatcctgtttgagatctccctttatgcgGATCAGATAAGTATCtggcatctgcatagccaactagttgtggcttggatccatagggataaaacaatcccatatcaaccgttccatgaagatatcgaaagatttgtttgattccactccaatgtcttctagttggagaggaactataccttgctagtaaattcaccgtgaatgatatgtcaggtcatgtattattagcaagatacattagtgctccaatggcactaggatatggtacttcaggaccaaggatatcttcattttcttccttatgacagaattgatcattttccacatttaaagatcttacgatcataggggtacttaatggatgtgacttatccatataaaatcttttcaagatcttctttgtgtatgttgtttgatgaataaagatcccattttttatatgctcgatctgcaggccgagacaaaatttagtccttcaaagatctttcatctcaaactcttcttttagagtttttataattgttggaatctcttcaagagtcccaatgatatttaaatcatcaacgtacacagcaattataatgaatctaGATGcatatttctttatgaaaacacatgaacagatatcatcattcttgaatccatttttggccagatactcagtaagacgattataccacatttgtCGAGATTGCTTTAGACCGTATAAAGATCTTGCAAtttaactgagtataacccttgtgaatattcattggatggtttataTATCTTTAGttcttcagggactttcatatagatatcacgatctaatgagccgtacaaataggttgttaccacatccattaaatgcatatgcagtttataatatgcaaataaactgaccaaataacgcaatgttatcacatccactacaggggaatacgtttcttcataatctataccaggcttttgtgaaaaaccttatgccacaagtcgggctttatagtgca from Arachis duranensis cultivar V14167 chromosome 4, aradu.V14167.gnm2.J7QH, whole genome shotgun sequence encodes:
- the LOC107485517 gene encoding uncharacterized protein LOC107485517 isoform X1, translated to MSMAVENEKSESPITKASKLLPPPAGNENSPQKQALSPTARDRIVSVVSNIASQPLHFSDPQVWGVLTAISNNARKRLQGINILLTANEHCIGRLVDDVRFQIDSNNISANHCRIYRMSVTNENMVDTTSIFLKDTSTNGTYLNWEKLKKNGPAVKVCHGDIISFAAPPQHDLTFSFVYREVLLSSPIPDNAAAKRKAERCAFESKRLKGLGIGAPEGPISLDDFRSLQRSNTELRKQLENQVVLIDTLRNDNRVAVDRHESELQSAKKSVAKCYLDQLKELQQSVDLKYKELGDVNRVTAEQKHAIEDLNERLSASMQSCAEANAIISSQKVNIAELREQLDDERIQRKDEREKATSDLKAAVFRAQSEAQEELRRHTDASLRRERELHETINKLQESERERCLLVETLRSKLEDTRQKMVVSDNKVRQLETELHEQKLTTGNQTKKIEELEEETIRLSKELESEKQAAREEAWAKVSILELEINAAMRDLDFERRRLRGARERLMLRETQLRAFYSTTEEIQVLFAKQQEQLKAMQRTLEDEENYENTSVNMDGVIGGTPGREREVAGYHSKNTAKAGSTASTQKRNRDQVETSSNEASDTEKHDCEVRSQECQNTQEFTSANHDHDVRGGFGSDIDGAAAMMDEGAGGTECVLGTESPSNYGIKHVDLNKSGPLDGDTMQCDDDVNVQETEEQAHDHRVSHLLQLHDPTDTEKVIEDTEVGGTIRTADLLTSEVAGSWACSTAPSVHGDNESPSRDNNQGCGPLHDSNTVVAESQNTDDAAAKRNERQALRDMIGIVAPDLREKFGGSAYNCGERQEKDGSSTDSDTQSCSNSGNEGRINAEGGAMSDEETQCCDHVEENEKQDDAMDEGDDEATQED
- the LOC107485517 gene encoding uncharacterized protein LOC107485517 isoform X3; this translates as MSMAVENEKSESPITKASKLLPPPAGNENSPQKQALSPTARDRIVSVVSNIASQPLHFSDPQVWGVLTAISNNARKRLQGINILLTANEHCIGRLVDDVRFQIDSNNISANHCRIYRMSVTNENMVDTTSIFLKDTSTNGTYLNWEKLKKNGPAVKVCHGDIISFAAPPQHDLTFSFVYREVLLSSPIPDNAAAKRKAERCAFESKRLKGLGIGAPEGPISLDDFRSLQRSNTELRKQLENQVVLIDTLRNDNRVAVDRHESELQSAKKSVAKCYLDQLKELQQSVDLKYKELGDVNRVTAEQKHAIEDLNERLSASMQSCAEANAIISSQKVNIAELREQLDDERIQRKDEREKATSDLKAAVFRAQSEAQEELRRHTDASLRRERELHETINKLQESERERCLLVETLRSKLEDTRQKMVVSDNKVRQLETELHEQKLTTGNQTKKIEELEEETIRLSKELESEKAAREEAWAKVSILELEINAAMRDLDFERRRLRGARERLMLRETQLRAFYSTTEEIQVLFAKQQEQLKAMQRTLEDEENYENTSVNMDGVIGGTPGREREVAGYHSKNTAKAGSTASTQKRNRDQVETSSNEASDTEKHDCEVRSQECQNTQEFTSANHDHDVRGGFGSDIDGAAAMMDEGAGGTECVLGTESPSNYGIKHVDLNKSGPLDGDTMQCDDDVNVQETEEQAHDHRVSHLLQLHDPTDTEKVIEDTEVGGTIRTADLLTSEVAGSWACSTAPSVHGDNESPSRDNNQGCGPLHDSNTVVAESQNTDDAAAKRNERQALRDMIGIVAPDLREKFGGSAYNCGERQEKDGSSTDSDTQSCSNSGNEGRINAEGGAMSDEETQCCDHVEENEKQDDAMDEGDDEATQED
- the LOC107485455 gene encoding uncharacterized protein LOC107485455, with the protein product MFGATTSVLEDLATNGSTYSQRGDATYALKSLLSFDFVFILHMMKEIMGITDKLCQALQQKSQDILNAMHLVSSTKSLIQQLRDSSWGALLEKVSSFCNDHAIQIPDMGASFSDIIRSRRKKDVVTVEHHYRVDIFTSVIDFQLKELNSRFSEQATELLILSTSLDPKDAFKLFSVCNICNLVKNFYSLDFSEQEKIQLDYELQHYELDVVKAPDFQNLSTLAEFNN
- the LOC107485517 gene encoding uncharacterized protein LOC107485517 isoform X2, which translates into the protein MSMAVENEKSESPITKASKLLPPPAGNENSPQKQALSPTARDRIVSVVSNIASQPLHFSDPQVWGVLTAISNNARKRLQGINILLTANEHCIGRLVDDVRFQIDSNNISANHCRIYRMSVTNENMVDTTSIFLKDTSTNGTYLNWEKLKKNGPAVKVCHGDIISFAAPPQHDLTFSFVYREVLLSSPIPDNAAAKRKAERCAFESKRLKGLGIGAPEGPISLDDFRSLQRSNTELRKQLENQVVLIDTLRNDNRVAVDRHESELQSAKKSVAKCYLDQLKELQQSVDLKYKELGDVNRVTAEQKHAIEDLNERLSASMQSCAEANAIISSQKVNIAELREQLDDERIQRKDEREKATSDLKAAVFRAQSEAQEELRRHTDASLRRERELHETINKLQESERERCLLVETLRSKLEDTRQKMVVSDNKVRQLETELHEQKLTTGNQTKKIEELEEETIRLSKELESEKQAAREEAWAKVSILELEINAAMRDLDFERRRLRGARERLMLRETQLRAFYSTTEEIQVLFAKQQEQLKAMQRTLEDEENYENTSVNMDGVIGGTPGREREVAGYHSKNTAKAGSTASTQKRNRDQVETSSNEASDTEKHDCEVRSQECQNTQEFTSANHDHDVRGGFGSDIDGAAAMMDEGAGGTECVLGTESPSNYGIKHVDLNKSGPLDGDTMQCDDDVNVQETEEQAHDHRVSHLLQLHDPTDTEKVIEDTEVGGTIRTADLLTSEVAGSWACSTAPSVHGDNESPSRDNNQGCGPLHDSNTVVAESQNTDDAAAKRNERQALRDMIGIVAPDLREKFGGSAYNCGEKQEKDAVQLTRRRRVVATVAMKVESMQRVESNV